The following proteins are co-located in the Micromonospora coriariae genome:
- a CDS encoding ABC transporter permease, with translation MNPPNPTSLAESPPETPPRRRAIRLPTDRHAIVDNFFRFQSLFGLVAVFLIAIAVSPSRNGENVFLSSGNLANIVRAVSEIGIIAVGMTFVILIGGIDLSVGAVLGLAAVGSATLMVDSGLGIVPTVLIVLFIGTAFGATQGAIVARLGIQSFIVTLAGLQAARGIARMWSGGLGIPIAYGDGPQEAPETFSLLSGSINGVLPVPALLFLAIGVGALLVLRSTAFARHVYAIGGNEKAARLSGVPVRRVRITVFAISGLLAALAGIIHAGQLNQGSPNDGAGYELDAIAAVVIGGTSLAGGSGSMGGTIAGALLLGILNNILALNNIDANVQLVVKGLVIVAAAALQRLRPRIA, from the coding sequence ATGAATCCGCCCAACCCCACCAGCCTCGCCGAATCGCCGCCGGAGACACCGCCCCGCCGCCGGGCGATCCGACTGCCGACCGACCGGCACGCGATCGTCGACAACTTCTTCCGGTTCCAGAGCCTGTTCGGGCTCGTCGCCGTCTTCCTCATCGCGATCGCCGTCTCGCCGTCCCGCAACGGCGAGAACGTCTTCCTCAGCTCCGGAAACCTCGCCAACATCGTCCGGGCGGTCTCCGAGATCGGCATCATCGCGGTCGGCATGACGTTCGTCATCCTGATCGGCGGCATCGACCTCTCCGTCGGGGCGGTGCTCGGGCTCGCCGCGGTCGGGTCGGCCACCCTGATGGTCGACAGCGGCCTGGGCATCGTGCCGACGGTCCTGATCGTGCTCTTCATCGGCACCGCGTTCGGGGCCACCCAGGGCGCGATCGTCGCCCGGCTCGGGATCCAGTCCTTCATCGTGACCCTGGCCGGCCTGCAGGCAGCTCGGGGGATCGCCCGGATGTGGTCGGGCGGGCTGGGCATCCCGATCGCCTACGGCGACGGTCCGCAGGAGGCGCCCGAGACATTCTCGCTGCTGAGCGGCTCGATCAACGGGGTGCTGCCGGTGCCGGCCCTGCTCTTCCTCGCCATCGGGGTCGGCGCGCTCCTGGTGCTGCGCAGCACCGCCTTCGCGCGACACGTCTACGCGATCGGCGGCAACGAGAAGGCCGCCCGGCTCTCCGGCGTGCCCGTACGGCGCGTCCGGATCACCGTCTTCGCGATCTCCGGCCTGCTCGCCGCACTCGCCGGGATCATCCACGCCGGCCAGCTCAACCAGGGCAGCCCGAACGACGGTGCCGGCTACGAACTGGACGCGATCGCGGCAGTGGTCATCGGCGGAACGAGTCTCGCCGGTGGCAGTGGATCCATGGGCGGCACGATCGCCGGCGCCCTGCTGCTCGGGATCCTGAACAACATCCTGGCCCTCAACAACATCGACGCGAACGTGCAGCTGGTCGTCAAGGGACTGGTCATCGTAGCTGCCGCCGCGTTGCAGAGGCTCCGTCCCCGCATCGCCTGA
- a CDS encoding sugar ABC transporter ATP-binding protein has protein sequence MTDRPLVRMTGIGKRFGGVHACRDIDLTVTAGEVHALLGENGAGKSTLINVLSGVITEYDGTIEVDGEPVSFAGPADAQRAGIATIHQELDLVAGLSIAENMFLGREPRTRFGTVDIREMRRQAAAHLRTLGADLDPRRLVGSLRVGEQQLVEIGRALSLRARVLIMDEPTAALADAEVERLFATIAELRRAGVGIVYISHRMAEIEVIADRVTVLRNGSVAGTVDPRVASRDDIIQLMVGRSVDALFGEGRNEPGDVLLDVRGLAVTPRRPVPGRTEPAGVDLTVRSGEIVGLAGLMGAGRTELLETLFGAGGSGRHTGQVLIDDRPYRPGGPRAALAHGVAFVPEDRRGAGLMLEHSVADNVVLSALSSLTTLGLVRRPLLRRTVAAQLTALAVKAASPSIAVATLSGGNQQKIVFAKQLLMRPRLLLLDEPTRGVDIGAKAEIYHLLHRLADSGMAILLASSELPELLSLCDRVVVLHRGRTVAALPRASATQQAILAAANGDDVKESR, from the coding sequence ATGACAGATCGGCCGCTGGTCCGGATGACCGGCATCGGCAAGCGGTTCGGCGGCGTGCACGCCTGCCGTGACATCGACCTCACCGTCACCGCCGGTGAGGTGCACGCGCTGCTCGGCGAGAACGGCGCCGGCAAGTCCACGCTGATAAACGTTCTCTCCGGAGTGATCACCGAGTACGACGGGACGATCGAGGTGGACGGGGAGCCGGTGAGCTTCGCCGGCCCGGCCGATGCGCAACGCGCTGGTATCGCGACCATTCACCAGGAGTTGGACCTGGTGGCCGGGCTGTCCATCGCGGAGAACATGTTCCTCGGGCGGGAGCCGCGCACCCGCTTCGGCACAGTCGACATCCGGGAGATGCGCCGGCAGGCCGCGGCGCACCTGCGGACACTCGGCGCCGACCTGGACCCGCGCCGGCTCGTGGGGTCACTGCGCGTCGGCGAGCAACAGCTGGTCGAGATCGGTCGGGCCCTGTCACTGCGCGCGCGGGTCCTGATCATGGACGAACCGACCGCGGCACTGGCCGACGCCGAGGTCGAACGGCTCTTCGCAACGATCGCCGAGCTGCGCCGGGCCGGAGTCGGCATCGTCTACATCTCGCACCGGATGGCGGAGATCGAGGTCATCGCCGACCGGGTCACCGTGCTGCGCAACGGCAGCGTCGCCGGCACCGTCGACCCACGGGTCGCCTCCCGGGACGACATCATCCAACTCATGGTGGGCCGGTCCGTCGACGCGCTCTTCGGCGAGGGCCGCAACGAACCCGGTGACGTGCTGCTCGACGTACGCGGGCTCGCCGTGACGCCCCGCCGACCGGTACCCGGGCGGACCGAACCGGCCGGCGTGGACCTCACGGTGCGCTCCGGAGAGATCGTCGGCCTCGCCGGGTTGATGGGCGCCGGGCGTACCGAACTGCTGGAGACGTTGTTCGGCGCGGGCGGCTCCGGCCGGCACACCGGCCAGGTGCTGATCGACGACCGGCCGTACCGCCCGGGCGGGCCCCGGGCGGCGCTGGCGCACGGGGTGGCGTTCGTGCCCGAGGACCGGCGCGGCGCGGGCCTGATGCTGGAGCACTCCGTCGCGGACAACGTCGTGCTCTCCGCGCTGTCGTCGCTGACCACACTCGGGCTGGTGCGCCGCCCGCTGCTGCGCCGGACGGTGGCCGCGCAGCTCACCGCCCTGGCGGTGAAGGCGGCGTCACCGTCGATCGCCGTGGCCACGCTCTCCGGCGGCAACCAGCAGAAGATCGTGTTCGCCAAGCAACTGCTGATGCGACCGCGACTGCTCCTGCTCGACGAGCCGACCCGGGGGGTGGACATCGGCGCCAAGGCCGAGATCTACCACCTGCTGCACCGGCTCGCCGACTCCGGCATGGCGATCCTGCTCGCCTCATCGGAGCTGCCGGAGCTGCTGAGCCTCTGTGACCGGGTGGTCGTCCTGCACCGCGGTCGCACGGTGGCCGCGCTGCCCCGCGCCTCCGCCACCCAACAAGCCATCCTCGCCGCGGCCAACGGGGACGACGTCAAGGAGTCTCGATGA
- a CDS encoding LacI family DNA-binding transcriptional regulator, with translation MATIYDVARQAQVSPATVSRVLNGRTTVDPVMAARVQQAMRELDYRPNAVARNLRLSQTSLWAVIISDIGNPFFTSMVRGVEDVAQSAGYSVVLCNSDEDPEKESRYIAAALAERMAGVIISTSGRPTVINRLVEARIPVVAIDRQLRGVSIDTVLVDNVHGAELATTHLLDNGYQRVACITGPRRISTAAQRLRGYQRALRSHEREATDNLVRYADFREEGGYRAMASLLDSDNPPDSVFATNNLMTVGAVECLVDRGVKVPAEFGVVGFDDIPWAHLVRPSLSTVSQPTYDLGRAAGALLTERIANPARPPSTVTLSTGLQVRESSSRPR, from the coding sequence ATGGCGACGATCTATGACGTGGCACGGCAGGCTCAGGTGTCACCCGCGACGGTCTCGCGGGTGCTCAACGGACGGACCACGGTCGATCCAGTCATGGCGGCGCGGGTCCAGCAGGCGATGCGGGAGCTTGACTACCGCCCCAACGCCGTCGCCCGCAACCTGCGCCTGAGCCAGACCAGCCTCTGGGCGGTCATCATCTCCGACATCGGCAACCCCTTCTTCACGTCGATGGTGCGCGGAGTGGAAGACGTCGCGCAGAGCGCCGGCTACTCGGTGGTCCTGTGCAACAGCGACGAGGATCCGGAGAAGGAGTCCCGGTACATCGCCGCCGCTCTGGCCGAACGGATGGCGGGTGTCATCATCTCCACGTCGGGCCGACCGACAGTCATCAACCGGCTCGTCGAGGCGCGCATCCCGGTCGTGGCGATCGACCGTCAACTGCGCGGCGTCAGCATCGACACCGTACTCGTCGACAACGTGCACGGAGCCGAACTCGCGACCACCCACCTTCTCGACAACGGCTACCAGCGGGTCGCCTGCATCACCGGTCCGCGCCGGATCTCCACCGCCGCCCAGCGACTCCGCGGCTACCAGCGGGCGTTGCGGTCGCACGAGCGGGAGGCGACCGACAACCTCGTGCGGTACGCGGACTTCCGCGAGGAGGGTGGCTACCGGGCCATGGCCTCGCTGCTCGACAGTGACAACCCGCCCGACAGCGTCTTCGCGACGAACAACCTGATGACCGTCGGCGCGGTCGAGTGCCTCGTCGACCGTGGAGTCAAGGTGCCGGCCGAGTTCGGGGTGGTCGGGTTCGACGACATACCCTGGGCCCACCTGGTCAGGCCATCGCTGAGCACCGTCTCCCAGCCGACGTACGACCTGGGGCGGGCGGCCGGGGCGCTGCTCACCGAACGGATCGCCAACCCGGCCCGACCGCCGTCGACCGTCACCCTCAGCACCGGCCTTCAGGTACGCGAGAGCTCCAGCCGCCCGAGGTGA
- a CDS encoding DUF2961 domain-containing protein — protein MTPTTPAPRTSARRLLRAAFTAALLAGTSLVGPAAPASAAAPNSSDNGPTGWDVYRRLDRLAELPDGPRAYQFSSFDRGGGNDDGFSGQYSCLRTSAEGCVLAEAAGAGEIDSIWFTRDEGNVSATGTIKVVLDGVTVLDAKLQDVVDGKLGAPFVYPVVANAAQSSGGVYIKAPMTYRSSMRVTTEKNPIFYHVTYRKFTTADGVRTFDPSDRALDVIDQLKAAGTRDPKRPEPGATTADRQFSVPAKGAVTLASGAGPGAISALRLRIPQLVGPPTPLADDGRAYGSGGGSEFRVSVDPANAGVRLTRRLDPHIGHQRAQVVVDGVPVAEWPTNDPVPFGTWLDQTVDLPASATAGKSTITIRNQFISSDLDVNEFTYWVDSLVAGTAKRTDTLDLGPSHTDAEAAHSYRITTQTWQGSNTMSYPADADRKAAVAASDAVLRDSRLRITFDGATTVDAPLGEFFGTGLGLHPVRSLMFGVDPATATLSAWWPMPYRSRFSVELRNGSSVPITTSTASVTTARSASWAPALRPTGTAGYFRATATSADTAPGADHAFLDVAGSGKFVGVTHTMEGHIPAGNQRNYLEGDERVYVDGAQSPSIHGTGTEDFYESGWYFNHGTFSAPTNGNPAHEVSDYGCQYDCTGAYRLMLAEAVSFETDLRFGIEHGPGDQDPARYGSTAYWYGQDTVGQRWTDTVDVGDAGSESAHAYSSGGDRQVLTATFEGDDGAQRPVTDDTRASATPIRFRVALDRDNTGAVLRRVGDQSAGHQSVAVQVDGRDAGTWSQPLANGSHRWLEDEFRLPPTLTRGRSTVTVTLTPTAGAPAWSAARYAVLSEVTPFADETRPTQVTGLTATSATTNAVALTWRPAADDVYAPSYQVFASREAGFTPGPDNRVGTTTRPSFEHSGLGLRETWYYRVRAVDAAGNLGAYSAPASAATGDTLRIEAESLLPAVSADAPAEVQGDCCGIHWSRSAQLWFRPNAPNRSVTVAFEVPTTGTYQLRLVQTLAGDYGTNTVAIDGTGIGEAFDAYHSPEVIVSDPLDYGQRELTAGRHTLTLTVTGKAAASSGYLAGLDYIEARLTS, from the coding sequence ATGACACCCACCACCCCCGCACCACGTACCTCCGCTCGCCGCCTGCTGCGCGCCGCGTTCACCGCGGCGCTGCTCGCCGGAACCTCCCTGGTCGGCCCCGCCGCGCCGGCCTCGGCTGCGGCGCCCAATTCGTCCGACAACGGTCCCACCGGATGGGACGTCTACCGCAGGCTCGACCGGCTCGCCGAGCTTCCCGACGGACCACGGGCTTACCAGTTCTCCAGCTTCGACCGTGGTGGCGGCAACGACGACGGCTTCTCCGGCCAGTACTCGTGCCTGCGCACCAGCGCCGAGGGCTGCGTCCTCGCCGAGGCCGCCGGCGCCGGTGAGATCGACTCGATCTGGTTCACCCGGGACGAGGGCAACGTCTCCGCCACCGGCACCATCAAGGTCGTCCTCGATGGCGTGACAGTGCTCGACGCCAAGCTTCAGGACGTCGTGGACGGCAAGCTCGGCGCACCTTTCGTCTACCCGGTGGTCGCCAACGCGGCGCAGAGCTCCGGGGGTGTCTACATCAAGGCGCCCATGACCTACCGCAGCTCGATGCGGGTGACGACCGAGAAGAACCCGATCTTCTACCACGTCACCTACCGCAAGTTCACCACCGCCGACGGGGTGCGCACCTTCGACCCGTCGGACCGCGCGTTGGACGTCATCGACCAGCTCAAGGCCGCCGGGACCCGCGACCCCAAGCGCCCGGAGCCCGGCGCGACGACCGCCGACCGGCAGTTCAGCGTCCCCGCCAAGGGCGCGGTGACCCTCGCCAGCGGCGCCGGCCCCGGCGCGATCAGCGCGCTGCGACTGCGGATCCCGCAACTCGTCGGGCCGCCGACGCCGCTCGCCGATGACGGTCGTGCCTACGGCTCCGGCGGCGGCAGCGAGTTCCGGGTGTCCGTCGACCCGGCGAACGCCGGGGTGCGGCTGACCCGCCGGCTGGACCCGCACATCGGGCACCAGCGGGCGCAGGTCGTGGTGGACGGTGTGCCGGTCGCCGAGTGGCCGACCAACGATCCGGTGCCGTTCGGCACCTGGCTCGACCAGACCGTCGACCTGCCGGCGAGTGCCACGGCCGGCAAATCCACGATCACCATCCGGAACCAGTTCATCTCCTCGGACCTGGACGTCAACGAGTTCACCTACTGGGTCGACAGCCTGGTCGCCGGCACCGCCAAGCGAACCGACACGCTCGACCTCGGACCGTCCCACACCGACGCCGAGGCCGCCCACAGCTACCGGATCACCACGCAGACCTGGCAGGGCAGCAACACCATGAGCTACCCGGCGGACGCCGACCGCAAGGCTGCCGTCGCGGCCTCCGACGCGGTGCTGCGGGACAGCCGGCTGCGCATCACCTTCGACGGCGCAACCACAGTGGATGCGCCACTCGGCGAGTTCTTCGGCACCGGCCTCGGGCTGCACCCGGTGCGGTCGCTGATGTTCGGTGTCGACCCCGCGACCGCGACGCTGTCGGCCTGGTGGCCGATGCCCTACCGGTCGCGGTTCAGCGTCGAGTTGCGCAACGGCTCCAGCGTGCCGATCACGACGTCGACGGCGTCGGTGACCACCGCACGCTCCGCCAGCTGGGCGCCGGCACTGCGTCCAACCGGCACGGCGGGCTACTTCCGGGCCACCGCGACGAGCGCCGACACCGCCCCCGGCGCCGACCACGCCTTCCTCGACGTGGCCGGCAGTGGAAAGTTCGTCGGTGTCACGCACACCATGGAGGGGCACATCCCCGCGGGCAACCAACGCAACTACCTCGAGGGCGACGAGCGGGTCTACGTGGACGGCGCGCAGAGCCCGAGCATCCACGGCACCGGGACCGAGGACTTCTACGAGAGCGGCTGGTACTTCAACCACGGCACGTTCTCGGCGCCCACCAACGGCAACCCCGCCCACGAGGTCAGCGACTACGGCTGCCAGTACGACTGCACCGGCGCGTACCGGCTGATGCTCGCCGAGGCGGTGTCGTTCGAGACCGACCTGCGCTTCGGCATCGAGCACGGCCCGGGCGACCAGGACCCGGCCCGGTACGGCTCGACCGCCTACTGGTACGGGCAGGACACCGTCGGGCAGCGCTGGACCGACACCGTCGACGTCGGCGACGCCGGCAGCGAGTCGGCGCACGCGTACTCCTCGGGCGGCGATCGTCAGGTCCTCACCGCGACCTTCGAGGGCGACGACGGCGCACAGCGACCGGTCACCGACGACACCCGCGCCTCGGCCACGCCGATCCGGTTCCGGGTGGCCCTGGACCGGGACAACACCGGCGCCGTGCTGCGCCGGGTGGGGGACCAGTCCGCCGGGCACCAGTCGGTGGCCGTGCAGGTCGACGGGCGGGACGCCGGCACCTGGTCGCAGCCGCTGGCCAACGGTTCACACCGCTGGTTGGAGGACGAGTTCCGGCTGCCGCCCACGCTCACCCGCGGCAGGTCGACGGTGACCGTCACGTTGACGCCGACCGCCGGCGCCCCGGCCTGGTCCGCGGCCCGGTACGCGGTGCTGAGCGAGGTCACCCCCTTCGCCGACGAGACCAGGCCCACCCAGGTCACCGGGCTCACCGCCACCAGCGCCACCACCAACGCGGTGGCACTGACCTGGCGGCCGGCCGCCGACGACGTGTACGCGCCGAGCTACCAGGTGTTCGCCTCGCGAGAGGCCGGGTTCACGCCCGGACCGGACAACCGGGTGGGCACCACGACCCGGCCGAGCTTCGAGCACAGCGGGCTGGGCCTGCGTGAGACCTGGTACTACCGGGTACGCGCGGTGGACGCCGCGGGCAACCTCGGCGCCTACTCGGCGCCGGCGTCGGCCGCCACGGGCGACACGCTGCGGATCGAAGCCGAATCGCTGCTGCCCGCGGTCTCCGCCGACGCACCGGCGGAGGTGCAGGGCGACTGCTGCGGCATCCACTGGTCACGGAGCGCACAGCTGTGGTTCCGACCAAACGCGCCCAACCGGAGCGTGACGGTGGCGTTCGAGGTGCCCACGACCGGCACCTACCAGCTGCGCCTGGTGCAGACGCTGGCGGGCGACTACGGCACCAACACGGTGGCGATCGACGGCACCGGGATCGGCGAGGCGTTCGACGCGTACCACTCGCCGGAAGTGATCGTCAGCGACCCGCTGGACTACGGCCAGCGGGAGCTGACGGCAGGTCGGCACACGCTCACCCTCACGGTGACCGGCAAGGCCGCCGCGTCGAGCGGCTACCTGGCCGGCCTCGACTACATCGAGGCTCGCCTGACCTCGTGA
- a CDS encoding fucose isomerase, producing MTSYTLPVAANPPSAAPGTVYTVASGDLRLSANVTCWPTQQQLEADLTAAVNALGWKVERGHGVDAGKGHGFIDSQRAGIEVFKRIPADAPLIVVEAVWQYSHHVLAGLRSHRGPILIVANWSGEFPGLVGLLNLTASLTKAGVRHSALWSRDFTDEWAVGGLRTWLETGELRHDTSHVRDLPDLSDDPEVALGRSLAGQLATEKAIIGVFDEGCMGMYNAIFDDELINPLGIYKERLSQSALVAEMARVPDEEARAVRRWLDDAGMTFHVGTDEASELTEAQLLSQFKMYIAALRISDDYGLDAVGIQYQQGLKDTVPASDLAEGLLNNVQRPPVLSRDGSRELYPGVPLPHFNEVDEGVAVDSLVTNRIWTAMGLDPATTLHDIRWGERYGDDFVWVFEISGSVPASHNGGYDRSYSMRQPPMFFPLGGGTLSGVSKPGEIVWSRVFIMDGVLHVDLGRGTVVELPAEETQRRLDATTPQWPIMHAVLHGVDRDQLMARHKANHVNVAYAPDAGTADKALRVKAAMFAELGVRVHLCGAVDI from the coding sequence ATGACTAGTTACACGCTGCCCGTGGCCGCCAACCCGCCGTCGGCGGCACCCGGCACCGTCTACACGGTTGCCAGCGGCGATCTCCGGCTCAGCGCCAACGTCACCTGCTGGCCCACCCAGCAGCAACTGGAGGCCGACCTCACCGCGGCGGTCAACGCGCTCGGCTGGAAGGTCGAGCGCGGGCACGGCGTCGACGCGGGCAAGGGACACGGCTTCATCGACAGCCAGCGCGCGGGCATCGAGGTCTTCAAGCGGATCCCCGCCGACGCGCCGCTGATCGTGGTCGAGGCCGTCTGGCAGTACAGCCACCACGTCCTGGCCGGGCTGCGCAGCCACCGGGGACCGATCCTCATCGTGGCGAACTGGAGCGGCGAGTTCCCCGGCCTGGTCGGTCTGCTCAACCTCACGGCGAGCCTCACCAAGGCCGGCGTCCGGCACTCCGCCTTGTGGAGCCGGGACTTCACCGACGAGTGGGCCGTCGGCGGGCTGCGGACCTGGCTCGAAACCGGCGAGCTGCGCCACGACACCAGCCACGTACGCGACCTGCCCGACCTGTCCGACGACCCGGAGGTCGCGTTGGGTCGGTCGCTGGCCGGGCAGCTCGCGACGGAGAAGGCCATCATCGGCGTCTTCGACGAGGGATGCATGGGTATGTACAACGCGATCTTCGACGACGAGTTGATCAATCCACTGGGGATCTACAAGGAGCGGTTGTCGCAGAGCGCCCTGGTCGCGGAGATGGCGCGCGTACCCGACGAGGAGGCCCGAGCGGTCCGCCGGTGGCTGGACGACGCCGGAATGACCTTTCACGTCGGCACCGACGAGGCCAGCGAGCTGACCGAGGCGCAGCTGCTCAGCCAGTTCAAGATGTACATCGCCGCCCTGCGCATCTCCGACGACTACGGCCTGGACGCGGTCGGCATCCAGTACCAGCAGGGTCTGAAGGACACCGTCCCGGCCAGCGACCTCGCCGAGGGCCTGCTGAACAACGTCCAGCGGCCGCCCGTGCTCAGCCGCGACGGGAGCCGCGAACTGTACCCGGGGGTGCCGTTGCCGCACTTCAACGAGGTCGACGAGGGGGTGGCGGTCGACTCGCTGGTCACCAATCGGATCTGGACGGCGATGGGCCTCGACCCGGCGACGACGCTGCACGACATCCGGTGGGGCGAGCGGTACGGCGACGACTTCGTCTGGGTCTTCGAAATCTCCGGCTCGGTGCCGGCGTCACACAACGGTGGCTACGACAGGTCGTACAGCATGCGCCAGCCGCCGATGTTCTTCCCGCTGGGCGGGGGCACCCTGAGTGGGGTGTCGAAGCCGGGGGAGATCGTCTGGTCCCGGGTGTTCATCATGGACGGTGTGCTGCACGTGGACCTGGGCCGCGGCACCGTCGTCGAGCTGCCGGCCGAGGAGACTCAGCGCCGGTTGGACGCCACCACCCCGCAGTGGCCGATCATGCACGCCGTCCTGCACGGGGTCGACCGGGACCAGTTGATGGCGCGGCACAAGGCCAACCACGTCAACGTCGCCTACGCGCCCGATGCGGGGACCGCCGACAAGGCGCTGCGGGTGAAGGCGGCCATGTTCGCCGAACTCGGCGTCCGGGTGCACCTGTGCGGTGCGGTCGACATCTGA
- a CDS encoding substrate-binding domain-containing protein produces the protein MRYARRALTILTLAALVVTTGCSVEKDGGDGGTDASSQCGSGKEFLIGMSQANNAEPYRQVMNDDVNTAAKTVPGFRVVVADAAQDNSKQVADVENFLSQGINLLIISPNEAKPLTGVVKKAYDQGIPVIVLDRKVEGDAYTAFIGGDNVAIGKAAGEYYAKTLLPQGGKVVEISGLPGSTPAAERAQGFRDGIASNPKIEIVATQTAEWLREKGQSVMDAMLKAQPKIDAVYAHNDPMAEGAYLAAKAAGKETAIKFTGIDALPVPSGGIKAVEQGRLQATFQYATGGREAIDLAKKILVDCTKDVPKSTTLGTMQITKDNAAQAYTELGGKQ, from the coding sequence ATGCGTTACGCCCGAAGAGCCCTCACGATCCTCACACTGGCCGCGCTCGTGGTCACCACGGGATGCAGCGTCGAGAAGGACGGCGGCGACGGCGGCACCGACGCCTCGTCCCAGTGCGGCAGCGGCAAGGAGTTCCTGATCGGCATGTCGCAGGCCAACAACGCCGAGCCGTACCGGCAGGTCATGAACGACGACGTGAACACCGCGGCGAAGACCGTGCCCGGGTTCCGGGTCGTGGTCGCGGACGCGGCCCAGGACAACAGCAAGCAGGTCGCCGATGTGGAGAACTTCCTCTCCCAGGGGATCAACCTGCTGATCATCTCGCCGAACGAGGCGAAGCCGCTCACCGGCGTGGTGAAGAAGGCGTACGACCAGGGCATCCCGGTCATCGTGCTCGACCGCAAGGTCGAGGGCGACGCGTACACCGCCTTCATCGGCGGCGACAACGTGGCGATCGGCAAGGCGGCGGGCGAGTACTACGCCAAGACGCTGCTGCCGCAGGGCGGCAAGGTCGTCGAGATCTCCGGTCTGCCCGGCTCCACCCCGGCCGCCGAGCGCGCCCAGGGCTTCCGAGACGGCATCGCGAGCAACCCGAAGATCGAGATCGTTGCCACCCAGACCGCTGAGTGGCTGCGGGAGAAGGGGCAGAGCGTGATGGACGCGATGCTCAAGGCCCAGCCGAAGATCGACGCCGTCTACGCGCACAACGACCCGATGGCGGAGGGCGCGTACCTGGCGGCGAAGGCCGCCGGCAAGGAAACCGCGATCAAGTTCACCGGGATCGACGCGTTGCCCGTCCCGTCCGGCGGCATCAAGGCGGTCGAGCAGGGTCGCCTGCAGGCGACGTTCCAGTACGCGACCGGCGGACGTGAGGCGATCGACCTGGCCAAGAAGATCCTGGTCGACTGCACGAAGGACGTGCCGAAGTCGACCACCCTCGGCACGATGCAGATCACCAAGGACAACGCCGCTCAGGCCTACACCGAGCTCGGCGGCAAGCAGTAG